A stretch of DNA from Candidatus Latescibacter sp.:
CGATACCTCCACCGAGGAGCACAAGGCAGCCTATAACTGCGACATCACCTATGGAACCAATAACGAATTCGGTTTCGATTATCTCCGCGACAACATGGCCATCAGGCCGGAGGATGTAGTCCAGCGTGAATTCTATTATGCACTTGTGGACGAGGTGGATTCGGTCCTCATCGACGAAGCGAGAACTCCGCTCATCATCAGCGGCCCTGTCGGCGGCACATCCACCCATAAGTACGAAGAAATGAAACCGCTTGTGTCTGGCCTTGTGGGCCAGCAGATGCGCCTCGTTAACACCAAGATTGCGGATGCGGAAAAACTCCTCGACACTGGTAATGAATACGAAGCCGGCACCCTGCTCCTGCAGGCTCAGCGCGGAACTCCGAAAAACAAGCGCCTTATGAAACTTATCGCCGATCGGCCCGAGATGAAGAAGCTCATCATGGGTGTGGAAAACGATTATCTGCGGGACAAGCGCATGCCGGAAATCGACGAGGAGCTCCTCTTTGTCGTTGATGAGAAGAATCATACCATCAACTTCACCGATAAAGCGCTGAACGGTATGCATCAGGAAGAACGCGATGTATTTGTCATTCCGGACCTGAATGAAGAGATCAGCGAGATTGAGGTAGATGAAACGCTGTCGGCGGAAGAAAAGATTATCAAACAGGAACAGCTTACCGCCGAATTCGCGCTCAAAACCGAAAAAATCCATAACGCCAACCAGCTCCTCCGGGCCTATACGCTCTTTGAAAAAGACCAGCAGTACGTGGTGCAGGACGGCAAGGTTATGATTGTGGATGAATTCACCGGCCGTCTGATGACCGGGAGGCGCTATTCCGACGGCCTTCATCAGGCGCTGGAAGCCAAGGAAAATGTCCATATCGAGCAGGAAACACAAACCCTCGCCACTATCACCCTGCAGAACTATTTCCGCATGTATGATAAACTTGCAGGCATGACCGGAACCGCTGAAACCGAAGCCCCGGAATTCTGGGAAATTTACAAGCTCGATGTGATGGTCGTTCCCACCAACAAGCCATGCATCAGGGTTGACAATGAGGATCAGATTTACCGCACCCGCCGTGAGAAATACAACGCTATCATTCAGGAGATTACACGCCTTTACAACATGGGCAGGCCGGTTCTGGTAGGGACTGTTTCGGTTGATGTCTCCGAAACCCTGTCCCGGATGCTCAAGCGGACCGGCATCATGCACAACGTGCTCAACGCCAAATACCACCAACGCGAAGCCGAAATTGTCTCCCTGGCCGGAAAGAAAGGAACGGTAACCATCGCCACCAACATGGCCGGACGCGGAACGGACATCAA
This window harbors:
- a CDS encoding SEC-C metal-binding domain-containing protein; the protein is DTSTEEHKAAYNCDITYGTNNEFGFDYLRDNMAIRPEDVVQREFYYALVDEVDSVLIDEARTPLIISGPVGGTSTHKYEEMKPLVSGLVGQQMRLVNTKIADAEKLLDTGNEYEAGTLLLQAQRGTPKNKRLMKLIADRPEMKKLIMGVENDYLRDKRMPEIDEELLFVVDEKNHTINFTDKALNGMHQEERDVFVIPDLNEEISEIEVDETLSAEEKIIKQEQLTAEFALKTEKIHNANQLLRAYTLFEKDQQYVVQDGKVMIVDEFTGRLMTGRRYSDGLHQALEAKENVHIEQETQTLATITLQNYFRMYDKLAGMTGTAETEAPEFWEIYKLDVMVVPTNKPCIRVDNEDQIYRTRREKYNAIIQEITRLYNMGRPVLVGTVSVDVSETLSRMLKRTGIMHNVLNAKYHQREAEIVSLAGKKGTVTIATNMAGRGTDIKLDPEVRAMDDPDVPGGLQIVGTERHEARRIDRQLRGRSGRQGDPGSTMFFLSLEDDLMRLFGSDRIAGIMGKLGVEEGEVITHSMVTKAIDRAQKRVEAQNFSIRKHLLEYDNVMNAQREIIYELRNAALKTTNVRDRLIEMIDSVAENIVAEFSDQSGKPLDWDMEGLLIKFTSVFFTRFTLTEDQELILTQEGLTNFLVETAKKSYMQKAALIDPESLAWNERIILLTTIDNLWKEHLYEMDQLKEGIGLRGYGQRDPLIEYKREGYLLFDTTLNAISINTLKTLFRAISKVQFEHEERLARSRMAAMSPMSAITARHDSAAAYGAQTVESGPGGQVAVKQKTVRNAIPKVGRNEPCPCGSGKKYKVCCGR